Proteins from a genomic interval of Clostridium scatologenes:
- a CDS encoding ArsR/SmtB family transcription factor, protein MDKDFSKYNESAELLKVLAHPVRLCIVKGLLENGGCNVSHMQDCLQVPQSTISQHLQKLRAAGIVEGKRNGLEIYYSVSNEKVVRLIKELFKN, encoded by the coding sequence ATGGATAAGGATTTTTCTAAGTACAATGAATCAGCAGAATTATTAAAAGTACTAGCACATCCTGTTAGGTTATGTATAGTTAAAGGACTATTGGAAAATGGTGGATGTAATGTTAGTCATATGCAAGATTGTCTGCAAGTGCCTCAATCTACTATATCTCAACATTTACAAAAGCTTAGAGCAGCAGGAATTGTTGAAGGAAAAAGAAATGGCCTTGAGATTTATTACAGTGTTTCTAATGAAAAAGTTGTAAGATTAATAAAAGAATTATTTAAAAACTAA
- a CDS encoding superoxide dismutase, translating to MFKLEPMNFNFSTVKGITEDQLMQHYKLYSGYVKKLNELWNFPVDARSYGEGNSTYSNMRSLKLGETYALDGITLHQLYFENICNSFKKPYGEILNLIMRDFKSFENFKEYLTNVGLSMRGWAILIIDPIDNKLHIIGSDAHDVGALWNCYPLLVMDVYEHAYFIDFQTDRKKYIEVFMKNINWKIVNERLEKYYSIKSTLSKLRYFENNPICPRWYI from the coding sequence TTGTTTAAATTAGAGCCTATGAATTTTAATTTTTCTACTGTAAAAGGTATTACTGAAGATCAATTAATGCAGCATTATAAATTATATTCTGGATATGTAAAGAAATTAAACGAACTCTGGAACTTTCCTGTAGATGCTAGAAGCTATGGTGAAGGTAATTCAACTTATAGCAATATGAGAAGTCTTAAGTTAGGAGAAACTTATGCTTTAGATGGAATTACCCTACACCAATTATATTTTGAAAATATATGCAATAGTTTTAAAAAACCTTATGGTGAAATACTTAATTTAATAATGAGAGATTTTAAAAGCTTTGAAAATTTCAAAGAGTATTTAACAAATGTAGGACTCTCCATGAGAGGATGGGCTATTTTAATCATAGATCCTATAGATAATAAACTCCATATCATAGGTTCTGATGCTCATGATGTTGGAGCCTTATGGAACTGTTATCCTTTACTTGTTATGGATGTATATGAACATGCCTATTTCATAGATTTTCAGACAGATAGAAAAAAATACATTGAAGTATTTATGAAAAATATAAACTGGAAAATAGTAAATGAACGACTTGAAAAATACTATTCAATTAAATCTACATTGAGCAAGCTTAGGTACTTTGAGAATAATCCTATATGCCCTAGATGGTACATTTAA
- a CDS encoding DsrE/DsrF/DrsH-like family protein, which yields MNKKVLIVGGVAGGASAAARLRRLDENLDIIMFEKGQYISFANCGLPYYIGGKIEEREKLLVQTPEAMKERFNIDVRINSEVVSIDSKNKKVTVYSKDKGEYNETYDYLILSPGASPLKPPIEGINSKKIFTLRTVPDTDKIKAYVDDQKVKNAVVIGGGYIGVEMAENLKEKGLNVALVEAAPHILAPFDSDMVTFAEKELEDNGVGVILNDGVRAFKEENDGINVMLNSGKCLYADIVILAIGVKPDTGFLKDSGLEFGPKGHIVVNSNMETSLESVYAVGDAVEVVDFVNESKTAIALAGPANKQGRIAADNVCGLNSKYKGTMGTAIIKVFGITGASTGNNERTLKNKNIPYKVIYIHPQSSASYYPGAFPMSIKLIFNGEGKIFGAQAFGYAGVDKRIDDIAVVMRLHGTIYDLEELELAYAPPYSSAKDPVNMAGFVAENVITGRMNSIVPEDIDNRNRDNSVLVDVRTDLEFDNGHIEGALNLPVDDLRELKNKLDKDKEILIYCQVGLRGYIAARVLTAYGFNVKNLTGGYKTYSMSKFKPADVVMNKNDKGSFINFKANAMEEVSLESDSNEYNEQKEQSFNKTLDACGLCCPGPLMQVGKSIEDIKEGEVLKVIASDPGFYEDIKSWCKTTNNELISRKRDKGNIEVLIRKGKKKLVNTNNIHLNNEVLQKDNKTMVVFSGDLDKAIASFIIANGAASMGKKVTMFFTFWGLNILRKPEKVKADKGIMDKMFGMMMPRGSKKLGLSKMNMCGMGAKMIRKVMKDKNVNSLEELIQSAVNSGIEIVACQMSMDVMGIKKEELIDGVKIGGVGYYLGEAEDSNVNLFI from the coding sequence ATGAATAAAAAGGTATTAATAGTTGGTGGAGTAGCTGGAGGTGCTTCAGCTGCTGCCAGACTTAGAAGGCTTGACGAAAATTTAGACATAATAATGTTTGAAAAAGGTCAGTATATTTCATTTGCAAACTGTGGACTTCCTTATTATATAGGTGGAAAAATAGAAGAAAGAGAAAAACTTTTGGTTCAAACACCAGAAGCAATGAAGGAAAGATTCAATATAGACGTAAGAATAAATAGCGAAGTGGTTTCTATAGATTCTAAAAATAAAAAAGTAACAGTATATAGTAAGGATAAAGGTGAGTACAATGAAACCTATGACTATTTAATTTTATCGCCAGGAGCATCACCTTTAAAACCTCCTATAGAAGGTATAAATAGCAAAAAAATATTTACACTTAGAACTGTACCTGATACAGATAAGATAAAAGCTTATGTAGATGATCAAAAAGTTAAAAATGCAGTAGTTATAGGTGGAGGCTATATAGGTGTTGAAATGGCTGAAAACCTAAAAGAAAAAGGACTAAATGTAGCATTAGTTGAAGCTGCTCCTCATATATTAGCTCCTTTTGACTCTGATATGGTTACTTTTGCAGAAAAGGAATTAGAAGATAACGGTGTTGGAGTTATTTTAAATGATGGGGTTAGGGCTTTTAAAGAAGAAAATGATGGCATAAATGTAATGTTGAACAGTGGAAAGTGCTTATATGCTGATATAGTTATACTTGCTATTGGTGTGAAGCCTGATACTGGATTTTTAAAGGATTCGGGCTTAGAATTTGGACCAAAAGGACATATAGTAGTAAACAGCAATATGGAAACAAGTTTAGAAAGTGTATATGCTGTAGGTGATGCTGTAGAAGTAGTAGACTTTGTAAATGAAAGTAAAACTGCTATAGCATTAGCAGGGCCTGCAAATAAACAGGGAAGAATTGCAGCAGATAATGTATGTGGATTGAATTCAAAATATAAGGGTACTATGGGAACAGCTATTATAAAAGTATTTGGAATTACAGGTGCAAGTACAGGAAATAATGAAAGAACTTTGAAAAATAAGAACATACCTTATAAAGTTATATACATTCATCCACAATCTAGTGCATCTTATTATCCAGGAGCATTTCCTATGTCTATAAAGCTTATATTCAATGGAGAAGGAAAAATATTTGGAGCTCAAGCTTTTGGATATGCTGGAGTTGATAAAAGAATTGATGATATAGCAGTTGTTATGAGACTTCATGGAACAATTTATGATTTAGAAGAATTGGAACTTGCTTATGCACCACCATATTCTTCAGCAAAAGATCCAGTAAATATGGCAGGTTTTGTAGCTGAAAATGTAATAACTGGAAGAATGAATTCAATAGTTCCAGAAGATATAGATAATAGAAACAGAGATAACAGTGTACTTGTAGACGTAAGAACGGATCTAGAATTTGATAATGGACATATTGAAGGAGCTTTAAACTTACCTGTAGATGACTTGAGAGAATTAAAAAATAAGTTAGATAAAGATAAGGAAATATTAATATACTGTCAGGTAGGTCTTAGAGGATACATTGCAGCTAGAGTTTTAACTGCTTATGGATTCAATGTGAAAAATTTAACTGGAGGATATAAAACTTATTCTATGAGTAAATTTAAACCTGCAGATGTTGTAATGAATAAGAATGATAAAGGTAGCTTTATTAACTTTAAAGCAAATGCTATGGAAGAAGTAAGCTTGGAAAGTGATAGCAATGAGTATAATGAACAAAAAGAGCAAAGTTTTAATAAGACTTTAGATGCTTGTGGATTATGCTGTCCTGGACCATTAATGCAGGTTGGTAAGAGTATTGAAGATATAAAAGAAGGGGAAGTTTTAAAAGTTATTGCATCAGATCCTGGATTCTATGAGGATATAAAATCTTGGTGTAAAACTACAAATAATGAATTAATAAGCAGAAAAAGAGATAAAGGAAATATAGAGGTACTCATAAGAAAAGGTAAAAAAAAACTAGTGAATACTAATAATATACACCTAAATAATGAAGTATTGCAAAAAGATAATAAAACTATGGTAGTTTTTAGTGGAGACTTAGATAAAGCTATAGCATCTTTTATAATAGCTAATGGAGCTGCTTCTATGGGAAAAAAAGTTACTATGTTCTTTACCTTCTGGGGTCTTAACATACTTAGAAAACCTGAAAAGGTTAAAGCAGATAAAGGTATTATGGATAAAATGTTTGGTATGATGATGCCAAGAGGAAGTAAAAAGTTGGGACTTTCCAAAATGAATATGTGCGGCATGGGTGCAAAAATGATTAGAAAAGTTATGAAAGATAAAAATGTAAACTCCCTTGAAGAATTAATACAGTCAGCTGTTAATTCTGGTATAGAAATAGTAGCTTGTCAGATGTCAATGGATGTTATGGGAATAAAAAAGGAAGAATTAATTGATGGAGTAAAAATAGGAGGAGTAGGTTATTATTTAGGAGAAGCAGAGGATTCCAATGTGAATTTATTTATCTAA
- a CDS encoding glycogen/starch/alpha-glucan phosphorylase, with the protein MFLDKEFIKYTFKQKLMSLYAEDISELNKYHYFTALGYLVKDYISEGLMKTNKYYLNNKQKQVYYFSMEFLIGRLLESNLINLGIRDVCKEALTDLDIDFNEVLSVEKDAGLGNGGLGRLAACFLDSMASIGIAGHGCSIRYKHGLFEQKIIDGYQVEVPDNWLKEGYVWETKKPHKSVIVKFGGNIDLIEENGKFKVIHQNYEPILAVPYDIPIVGYNNNIVNNLRLWSAETVGEDFDFSSFSNGDYLKAVEYKYSVESITQVLYPDDSNEKGRILRLKQQYFFVSAGLQSILRRYEKMGLPLNKLDEYIAIHINDTHPSVAIAELMRLLVDEKSMCWEEAWKITTNVMAYTNHTILAEALEKWPIDMFKKLLPRIYMIIEEINKRFCAEVFDEYNGNWDKVNEMSIISNGTIRMAYLAIVGSHSVNGVAQLHTEILKKQELKSFYDFYPEKFNNKTNGITHRRWLIESNPKLTNLINETIGTDWIKHPLELKKLENFIHDSSIQDKFANIKRDNKIILANYIKNKYNININPNSIFDVQAKRLHAYKRQVLNVLNILDLYNRLKENPNLDIVPRTFIFAAKASPGYHLAKQVIKLITSVADKINNDTSIGDKIKVVFLENYSVSLAENLIPCTDVSEQISTASKEASGTGNMKFMMNGAITIATLDGANVEIKEAVGEDNIVIFGLTANEVIELYKNNNYHSRDIFNNDTRINKILTQLTNGFLNVSNYEFNDIYDNLLFKNDEYFVLKDFDAYVNAQNKINQLYADKSKWQKMSITNIANSGVFSSDNTVAKYADEIWNIKKVYLKSEALD; encoded by the coding sequence ATGTTTTTAGATAAAGAATTCATAAAATATACTTTTAAACAAAAATTAATGAGTTTATATGCAGAAGATATAAGTGAATTAAATAAGTATCATTACTTTACAGCTCTAGGTTACTTAGTAAAAGATTATATTTCTGAAGGCTTAATGAAAACAAACAAATATTATTTAAACAATAAACAAAAACAAGTTTATTATTTTTCAATGGAATTTCTTATAGGAAGACTTCTTGAAAGTAACTTAATTAATCTTGGTATAAGAGATGTATGTAAAGAAGCTTTAACAGACCTTGATATAGATTTTAATGAAGTTTTATCTGTTGAAAAAGATGCTGGGCTTGGAAATGGTGGCCTAGGACGACTAGCTGCTTGTTTTTTAGATTCAATGGCATCAATTGGAATTGCAGGTCACGGTTGTAGTATAAGATATAAACATGGATTATTTGAGCAAAAAATTATAGATGGCTATCAAGTTGAAGTTCCTGACAATTGGTTAAAAGAGGGTTATGTCTGGGAAACAAAAAAACCTCATAAATCTGTTATAGTTAAATTTGGCGGAAATATTGATCTCATTGAAGAAAACGGTAAATTTAAAGTGATACACCAAAATTATGAGCCTATCCTTGCAGTGCCTTATGACATACCAATTGTTGGCTATAATAACAATATTGTAAATAACTTAAGACTTTGGAGTGCAGAAACTGTTGGTGAAGATTTTGACTTTTCTTCCTTTAGTAATGGAGATTATTTAAAAGCTGTAGAATATAAATATTCAGTAGAATCTATTACTCAAGTATTATATCCAGATGATTCAAATGAAAAAGGAAGAATTTTGAGATTAAAACAACAATACTTTTTTGTAAGTGCAGGACTTCAAAGTATATTAAGAAGATATGAAAAAATGGGATTACCATTGAATAAGTTGGATGAATATATTGCTATACATATAAATGATACTCACCCATCTGTTGCCATTGCAGAATTAATGAGATTATTAGTTGATGAAAAATCAATGTGTTGGGAAGAAGCCTGGAAAATTACTACTAATGTTATGGCTTACACTAATCATACTATTTTAGCTGAAGCTTTAGAAAAATGGCCTATTGATATGTTTAAAAAGCTACTTCCTAGAATTTATATGATTATAGAAGAAATAAACAAAAGGTTTTGTGCAGAAGTTTTTGATGAATATAATGGAAATTGGGATAAGGTAAATGAAATGTCCATTATATCCAATGGTACTATAAGAATGGCTTATCTTGCTATTGTAGGAAGTCATTCAGTAAATGGAGTTGCACAGCTTCATACAGAAATATTAAAAAAACAGGAACTTAAAAGCTTCTATGATTTTTATCCTGAAAAATTTAATAATAAAACTAATGGTATAACTCATAGAAGATGGCTTATAGAGTCAAATCCTAAGCTTACTAATTTAATTAATGAAACTATAGGTACAGATTGGATTAAGCATCCTTTAGAGCTGAAAAAACTAGAAAACTTTATACATGATAGCTCAATTCAAGATAAATTTGCAAATATAAAAAGAGATAATAAAATAATTTTAGCAAATTACATAAAAAATAAATATAATATTAATATCAATCCAAATTCTATATTCGATGTCCAAGCTAAGAGACTTCATGCTTATAAAAGGCAAGTTTTAAATGTATTAAATATATTAGATTTATACAATAGATTAAAAGAAAATCCAAATTTAGATATAGTCCCAAGAACATTTATATTTGCTGCCAAAGCCTCACCTGGATATCACTTGGCAAAACAAGTTATAAAATTAATAACCAGCGTAGCTGATAAAATAAATAATGATACTAGTATAGGAGATAAAATTAAAGTTGTTTTTCTTGAAAATTACAGTGTTTCTTTAGCAGAAAATCTTATTCCTTGTACAGATGTAAGCGAACAAATTTCAACAGCTTCCAAAGAAGCTTCTGGCACAGGAAATATGAAATTTATGATGAACGGTGCTATTACCATAGCTACCTTAGATGGAGCAAATGTAGAAATAAAAGAAGCTGTTGGAGAAGATAACATTGTAATATTTGGCTTAACTGCTAATGAAGTAATTGAACTTTACAAAAATAATAACTACCACTCTAGAGATATCTTTAATAATGATACTAGAATCAACAAAATCTTAACTCAGCTTACAAATGGATTTTTAAATGTATCTAATTATGAATTTAATGATATATATGACAACCTGTTATTTAAAAATGACGAGTATTTTGTATTAAAAGATTTTGATGCCTATGTAAATGCTCAAAATAAAATAAATCAACTTTATGCTGATAAATCAAAATGGCAAAAAATGAGTATAACAAATATTGCTAATTCAGGTGTTTTTTCCAGTGACAATACTGTAGCAAAATACGCTGATGAAATATGGAATATAAAAAAAGTGTATTTAAAAAGTGAAGCACTTGATTAA
- a CDS encoding DUF6803 family protein — MNMTHYMSLLADNQPWNLIIFMAIPVIMAETLTITEFFIVFNRLKSGGIRTLNKIVGIFDGFYFTGIFIYLFMNAVLPLTQSGGWHTWVDVVAVGFYLSGVLFLLPIALMELGILFKGKTDEQKMKIHFILVSGFLVVAHVAMIFGMVNPEIVGSMSNMKM, encoded by the coding sequence ATGAATATGACACATTATATGTCTCTTTTAGCAGATAACCAGCCTTGGAATCTTATAATATTTATGGCAATACCAGTTATAATGGCTGAAACCCTTACAATTACAGAATTTTTTATTGTGTTTAACAGATTAAAAAGTGGAGGAATTAGAACTTTAAACAAAATTGTAGGTATTTTTGATGGATTTTATTTTACAGGTATCTTTATATATTTGTTTATGAATGCTGTATTACCATTAACTCAAAGTGGTGGATGGCATACTTGGGTGGATGTTGTAGCAGTAGGTTTCTATCTAAGTGGTGTTCTATTCCTTCTTCCAATAGCACTTATGGAGCTTGGAATTTTGTTCAAAGGAAAAACTGATGAACAAAAGATGAAAATTCATTTTATATTAGTCAGCGGATTTTTAGTAGTTGCTCATGTGGCAATGATATTTGGTATGGTAAATCCTGAAATAGTAGGAAGCATGTCAAACATGAAAATGTAG
- a CDS encoding efflux RND transporter periplasmic adaptor subunit, giving the protein MKFKGIKFNAAKLKGLLNKRNIIILVVLIVVVAVGSHFLGKGNKKAEIKQNVKNVKTEKIKVSSISSDVQYASALKPIKQVEVLPKGSGKVASVNVNVGDKVTAGQTLFTLDTSELRANLQQQQAMVDSANAKFQQTGGSNYQKQLTSYEQDLTNKQIRYNAAQRDYDNYQKLYSTGAVSKNDFDQKADTFKTASADLETAQQNLNLFQSQIGAEDTKVAAASVTQAQAGVSTAQIQINNATVTAPISGVVSVKNVEVGQIAGGQSGSVTIIDSSSLNAEINVPDKIVGKIQIGQSVPVIITALEDKKITGTIDNISPNTNSKDNSYTVKVKIDNASGELKAGMFTKVSLQAENKGNVLVVPNQAVKVENGVSYIYQVKNGKIKKEAVTTGISNDKSVEVSGNIKLDDDIITEGQSLLSDGEKVNIVK; this is encoded by the coding sequence ATGAAGTTTAAAGGTATTAAATTTAATGCTGCTAAGTTAAAAGGCTTACTGAACAAAAGAAATATAATAATACTTGTAGTTTTGATAGTTGTTGTAGCAGTAGGTTCTCATTTTCTAGGTAAAGGTAATAAAAAAGCAGAAATAAAGCAGAATGTTAAAAATGTAAAAACAGAAAAAATAAAAGTTAGTTCAATATCTTCTGATGTGCAGTATGCATCAGCTTTAAAACCTATAAAACAGGTAGAGGTTTTGCCAAAAGGTAGTGGTAAAGTTGCCAGTGTAAATGTTAATGTTGGAGATAAGGTTACAGCTGGACAAACACTATTTACATTGGATACTTCGGAGCTTAGAGCTAATCTTCAGCAGCAGCAGGCAATGGTAGATTCTGCAAATGCAAAGTTCCAACAAACAGGTGGTTCAAATTATCAAAAGCAATTAACAAGCTATGAACAAGACCTTACTAACAAACAAATAAGATATAATGCTGCACAGAGAGATTATGATAATTACCAAAAGCTGTATAGTACAGGAGCTGTATCAAAAAATGATTTTGATCAGAAGGCAGATACATTCAAGACTGCTAGTGCGGATCTAGAAACAGCGCAGCAAAATTTGAATTTGTTCCAGAGTCAGATAGGAGCTGAAGATACTAAAGTTGCAGCAGCTTCTGTTACACAAGCACAAGCAGGTGTGAGCACAGCACAAATACAAATAAACAATGCCACAGTTACAGCACCAATTTCAGGAGTTGTATCGGTAAAAAATGTTGAAGTAGGTCAAATTGCAGGTGGACAATCAGGTTCAGTTACTATTATAGATTCTAGTAGTTTAAATGCAGAAATAAATGTGCCGGATAAAATAGTTGGAAAAATTCAAATAGGACAATCAGTTCCTGTAATAATAACTGCATTAGAAGATAAAAAAATAACAGGTACAATAGATAACATAAGTCCTAATACAAATTCAAAGGACAATTCTTATACTGTTAAAGTTAAGATTGATAATGCAAGTGGTGAATTAAAAGCTGGTATGTTTACTAAAGTATCATTACAGGCTGAAAATAAGGGTAATGTACTAGTTGTTCCAAATCAAGCAGTAAAGGTAGAAAATGGAGTAAGCTATATTTATCAAGTTAAAAATGGAAAGATAAAAAAAGAAGCTGTTACTACTGGAATTTCAAATGATAAGTCAGTTGAAGTATCAGGTAATATAAAATTAGATGATGACATAATCACAGAAGGACAAAGTTTATTAAGTGATGGAGAAAAAGTTAATATAGTTAAATAA
- a CDS encoding glycoside hydrolase family 13 protein: MSSISILHNSWDSFFRYPFGAIECEQNIFLKIEISTNSYINNVSLVLFDDFNKNYYPMNFEFKENDKTVFNFNLKSPANPSLLFYYFEVWIDNKAIYYGNNSLLSGGKGDLYESSPLPYQITVFEKGYTTPNWFKNSTIYQIFVDRFFNGNDDNSILNPKKNTFIYGNWYDEPMYIRNPETNEILRWDFYGGNLKGVLKKLDYLKDLGINIIYFNPIFEARSNHKYDTGNYKKIDSMFGDEALFKLLVKEASLRGINIILDGVFSHTGSDSLYFNKYDNYDSLGAYQSKDSKYYSWYNFKNYPNDYESWWGVSDLPNVNELNEDYLNYIIKDEDSVINHWVKAGVKGWRLDVADELPDEFIKELKKVSSNANSDSIVIGEVWEDASNKISYSKRRQYFLGKELDSVTNYLIRDNLLNFLWNNINAETLSNKFMSLYENYPRHNFYSLVNLIGSHDVERIYTLLKQTANNYMVNSSDNLDDICFKLLKIMTLIQFTFPGVPLLYYGDEAGLEGLKDPYNRATYPWGFENKEILNWYKNLIHIRNDNKALRTGKWKQMYFYDNVYGYFRYIDNNTDEFNISCENSFCLILVNKNPTKDYNIKISMNNLNYNFLTNLLNNSDKIEILNNELNLHIEPLDVKLYIAN, encoded by the coding sequence ATGAGCTCAATTTCAATTTTACACAATTCCTGGGATTCCTTTTTTAGATATCCTTTTGGGGCAATTGAATGTGAACAAAACATTTTTCTTAAAATTGAAATAAGTACAAATTCTTATATAAATAATGTTAGCCTAGTACTATTTGATGATTTTAACAAAAATTATTATCCTATGAACTTTGAATTTAAAGAAAATGATAAAACTGTCTTTAATTTTAATTTAAAATCTCCAGCAAATCCTTCTTTACTTTTCTACTATTTTGAAGTGTGGATAGATAATAAAGCTATTTATTATGGAAATAACTCCTTATTATCTGGTGGAAAAGGAGATCTTTATGAAAGTTCTCCTCTTCCTTATCAAATCACAGTTTTTGAAAAAGGATATACTACACCTAACTGGTTTAAAAACTCTACAATTTATCAAATATTTGTGGATAGATTTTTTAATGGTAATGATGATAACTCTATATTGAATCCTAAAAAAAATACTTTTATTTATGGCAATTGGTATGATGAACCTATGTATATACGAAACCCAGAAACAAATGAAATATTAAGATGGGATTTTTATGGAGGAAACTTGAAGGGTGTTCTTAAAAAACTTGATTATTTAAAAGATTTAGGAATAAACATTATTTATTTCAATCCAATATTTGAAGCACGCAGCAATCATAAATATGATACTGGCAACTATAAAAAGATAGACAGTATGTTTGGTGATGAAGCATTATTTAAACTTCTTGTAAAAGAAGCTTCTTTAAGAGGTATAAATATAATTCTTGATGGAGTATTCAGTCATACAGGTTCTGATAGCTTATATTTTAATAAATATGACAATTATGATTCCTTAGGAGCATATCAATCAAAGGATTCCAAGTATTATTCCTGGTATAACTTTAAAAACTATCCAAATGATTATGAAAGCTGGTGGGGAGTCTCGGACTTACCAAATGTCAATGAACTAAATGAAGATTACTTAAACTACATCATAAAAGATGAAGACAGTGTTATAAATCACTGGGTTAAGGCTGGAGTAAAAGGATGGAGATTAGATGTAGCAGATGAACTTCCTGATGAATTCATAAAAGAATTAAAAAAGGTGAGTTCTAATGCAAATTCAGACTCAATAGTTATAGGTGAAGTATGGGAAGATGCTTCAAATAAAATAAGCTATAGCAAAAGAAGACAATACTTTTTAGGAAAAGAACTGGATTCTGTAACTAACTATTTAATTAGAGACAACCTTTTAAATTTTCTGTGGAATAATATAAATGCTGAAACTTTGAGCAATAAATTTATGAGTTTATATGAAAATTATCCTCGTCATAACTTTTACTCTTTGGTCAATCTTATTGGAAGTCATGACGTTGAAAGAATCTACACATTACTCAAGCAAACTGCTAATAATTATATGGTAAATTCCTCTGATAATTTGGATGATATATGTTTTAAATTATTAAAAATAATGACATTAATTCAATTTACATTTCCAGGAGTTCCTCTCTTATATTATGGAGATGAAGCAGGACTTGAAGGGCTTAAAGATCCTTATAATAGAGCTACCTACCCTTGGGGATTTGAAAATAAAGAAATATTAAATTGGTATAAAAATTTAATTCATATAAGAAATGATAACAAAGCTTTGAGAACAGGAAAATGGAAACAAATGTACTTTTATGATAATGTATATGGTTATTTTCGTTATATAGATAATAATACAGATGAATTTAATATTTCTTGTGAAAATTCTTTCTGTCTTATACTAGTAAATAAAAATCCAACGAAAGACTATAATATTAAGATAAGTATGAACAATCTTAATTATAACTTCTTAACTAATCTCCTAAATAATTCTGATAAAATAGAAATCCTAAATAATGAATTAAATCTTCATATAGAACCTTTAGATGTAAAACTATATATTGCCAATTAA